A genomic segment from Candidatus Korarchaeum cryptofilum OPF8 encodes:
- a CDS encoding radical SAM protein: MRIRIKGGYFIPDLETPKEAHIELTNECNLNCTICYRRWFERSGFMDSNLFEKILSELKDMGVKSVWFDGFGEPTFHPKFEEFSSMASRDFELNLVTNGTIIGSKLRCISENFKNVFVSLEASDPLLYSRVRGFEFERLNDTVRSLVKEGVRVWISTVLLKDTYEALPSLVRWASELGIKGILTSNLIPTSEKMSEEKLYGRVEVDHVSDVMRESWILATSNNMKLLAPSFYYRSDRWCPFVEGDSLAITYEGDVSPCLFALHDYRAWIEGKEVQVRQISFGNLRERSLREIWFSEDYVIFRSFVKLSNYPSCHDCPAWEGCGISESNEYDCWGNSPSCSFCPYYRGVVRCPTGHAVRGLLS; this comes from the coding sequence ATGAGGATAAGGATAAAGGGAGGTTACTTCATCCCGGATCTCGAAACCCCTAAGGAGGCTCATATAGAGCTAACTAACGAGTGTAACTTGAATTGCACGATCTGTTACAGGAGGTGGTTCGAGAGATCGGGCTTCATGGATTCGAACCTCTTTGAGAAAATACTCTCTGAGCTCAAGGATATGGGGGTTAAGAGCGTATGGTTCGATGGGTTTGGGGAGCCCACTTTCCATCCGAAATTCGAGGAATTCTCGAGCATGGCATCTAGGGATTTCGAGCTCAATTTAGTGACTAACGGCACGATCATAGGGAGCAAGCTGAGATGCATATCTGAGAACTTCAAGAACGTTTTCGTCAGCTTGGAGGCTTCAGATCCCTTGTTATACTCCAGAGTGAGGGGATTCGAATTTGAGAGGTTAAATGATACTGTGAGATCCCTAGTTAAGGAGGGGGTGAGGGTCTGGATCTCCACGGTCCTTCTGAAGGATACTTACGAGGCCCTCCCCTCCTTAGTGAGGTGGGCCTCTGAACTGGGCATAAAGGGGATATTGACCTCGAATCTCATCCCCACTAGTGAGAAGATGAGTGAGGAAAAGTTATATGGTAGGGTTGAGGTGGATCACGTCTCAGATGTCATGAGGGAGTCCTGGATCCTCGCTACTTCGAATAACATGAAGCTACTGGCTCCCTCGTTTTATTACAGGAGCGATAGGTGGTGCCCCTTCGTTGAAGGGGATTCCCTCGCTATAACTTATGAGGGAGATGTCTCCCCCTGCCTTTTCGCACTCCACGACTATAGAGCTTGGATTGAAGGAAAGGAAGTTCAGGTGAGGCAGATAAGCTTTGGTAATTTGAGAGAGAGAAGTTTAAGGGAAATCTGGTTCTCAGAAGATTATGTGATCTTCAGATCATTCGTAAAGCTCTCCAATTATCCATCATGCCATGACTGCCCGGCTTGGGAGGGATGCGGGATCTCAGAGAGCAATGAATATGATTGCTGGGGCAACTCCCCATCCTGTTCCTTCTGTCCATATTACAGGGGAGTCGTGAGATGTCCTACAGGCCATGCCGTGAGGGGATTGCTCTCTTGA
- a CDS encoding DUF120 domain-containing protein has translation MELMADRMDPFVTYLIVTLALLGATKRPVKVTELGKHMGVSRATLSRWVSRAEELGFIKVSSKKVQFILLSDKSLDFLLSLKESLEGVEWGEIVIMGEVFSGMGEGAYYMSRKGYSSAFAKMIGYEPYPGTLNLRVSAEDTRKIDDWRRRVMPKVVQGFSEEGRTFGEVEVYPVKINSEIEAYSIFPRRRHYGFDVLEIIHKENLRKLLGLKDGDFIAITLKNWS, from the coding sequence ATGGAATTGATGGCAGATAGAATGGATCCCTTCGTAACATATTTAATAGTAACTCTCGCGTTACTTGGAGCGACTAAGAGGCCCGTGAAGGTCACGGAACTCGGGAAGCATATGGGGGTCTCCAGGGCGACACTATCGAGATGGGTTTCGAGGGCTGAGGAGCTCGGATTCATAAAAGTATCATCAAAGAAAGTTCAGTTTATCCTACTGTCCGATAAATCCCTGGATTTCTTACTTTCATTGAAGGAATCTTTGGAAGGCGTGGAATGGGGGGAGATCGTGATAATGGGGGAAGTTTTCTCGGGGATGGGTGAGGGGGCCTATTACATGTCCAGGAAGGGATATTCATCAGCTTTCGCTAAGATGATAGGCTACGAGCCATATCCCGGGACTCTAAACTTGAGGGTTAGCGCTGAGGATACGAGGAAGATCGATGATTGGAGGAGGAGGGTAATGCCTAAAGTGGTACAGGGGTTCTCGGAGGAGGGAAGGACCTTCGGGGAGGTCGAAGTGTACCCTGTGAAGATCAATAGCGAGATAGAGGCTTATTCGATATTCCCGAGGAGGAGGCATTACGGCTTCGATGTGCTGGAGATAATTCATAAAGAAAACCTTAGGAAGCTCCTTGGATTAAAAGATGGCGATTTTATAGCTATAACACTGAAGAACTGGTCATGA
- the twy1 gene encoding 4-demethylwyosine synthase TYW1 translates to MLALGVSTPSHVRKLMEKQGYKFILNHSAVKPCYWFRKSIMEGKTCYKNKFFGIPTWRCIQMTPTASFCNMQCVYCWRLNASDVPMSQRWVEVPEGKWDDPEEIAEESVRVHRMLVQGYKGVRVFNKDWVREAEEPKHAAISLTGEPTLYPFIGGLVEAFSKRGMTTFIVTNGTMPERIEGLEREPTQLYVTVPAPNEKLYAEITRPIWPDAWNRLMRTLELLQSLSCPTVIRIPLMKGLNMDERTLEEFSELINRYQPTYVEPKAYEWVGYSRRRLNKWNMPWHHEVREFAYRLSDLTGYKILDESEESGIVLLSRLERAIRFY, encoded by the coding sequence ATGTTGGCCTTAGGCGTGAGTACCCCCTCCCACGTGAGGAAGTTGATGGAGAAGCAGGGCTACAAATTTATCCTCAATCATTCAGCTGTGAAGCCCTGCTATTGGTTTAGGAAATCTATAATGGAGGGGAAGACCTGCTACAAGAATAAATTCTTCGGTATACCGACTTGGAGATGCATTCAGATGACCCCTACCGCTTCATTCTGCAATATGCAGTGCGTTTACTGCTGGAGGTTGAACGCTAGCGATGTGCCCATGTCTCAGAGATGGGTCGAGGTGCCTGAGGGCAAGTGGGACGATCCTGAGGAGATAGCTGAGGAGAGCGTGAGAGTCCACAGGATGCTAGTGCAGGGGTATAAGGGCGTGAGGGTCTTCAATAAGGATTGGGTTAGGGAGGCTGAGGAGCCCAAGCACGCAGCTATATCCCTGACCGGAGAGCCGACCCTCTATCCATTCATAGGAGGGCTAGTGGAGGCCTTCTCCAAGAGGGGGATGACCACCTTCATAGTCACCAACGGTACCATGCCCGAGAGGATAGAGGGATTGGAGAGAGAGCCAACTCAACTCTATGTGACAGTTCCCGCTCCTAACGAGAAGTTATACGCTGAGATAACTAGGCCAATATGGCCAGATGCATGGAACAGGCTTATGAGGACGTTAGAGCTCCTCCAATCACTCTCATGCCCGACTGTAATTAGGATACCCCTTATGAAGGGACTCAATATGGATGAGAGGACCTTGGAGGAGTTCTCAGAATTGATAAATAGGTACCAGCCGACTTATGTGGAGCCCAAAGCTTATGAGTGGGTGGGATACTCGAGGAGGAGGCTCAATAAGTGGAATATGCCCTGGCACCATGAGGTCAGGGAGTTCGCTTATAGGCTCTCGGATCTCACCGGCTATAAGATATTGGACGAATCCGAGGAGAGTGGAATAGTGCTGCTCTCCAGATTGGAGAGGGCCATCAGGTTCTACTGA
- the pyrH gene encoding UMP kinase → MRGIVLLLGGRVFEGIFEDSSRFNRVIESIKEVHGRGMSLAIVTGGSEIARKYIEAVRNTGGSKYMQDYAGILVTRLHALLTISALGDLAYPKVVESYEEAALAASTSRIPVSGGIHPGYSTDAVAAIIAERLGYDTLVKMTGVDGIYEEDPRKNPGARRIEELSYDSLEKLVMGKSYDPGRYELLDITSIKILRRSSIKTIILSADEPMALIDLLEGKRVGSSVR, encoded by the coding sequence TTGAGGGGTATCGTCCTACTCCTAGGAGGTAGGGTATTCGAAGGGATATTTGAGGACTCCAGTAGGTTCAATAGGGTAATTGAATCCATTAAGGAGGTTCATGGAAGAGGGATGAGCTTAGCTATAGTAACAGGAGGGAGTGAGATCGCTAGAAAATACATAGAAGCTGTTAGAAATACTGGAGGAAGCAAATACATGCAGGATTACGCTGGGATACTTGTGACTAGATTGCACGCTCTCCTCACAATATCCGCTTTAGGTGATCTAGCTTACCCGAAGGTCGTTGAGAGTTATGAGGAAGCGGCCTTAGCTGCCTCTACGAGTAGGATACCAGTCTCAGGCGGCATCCATCCGGGCTATTCTACGGATGCTGTAGCCGCTATAATAGCTGAGAGGCTAGGTTACGATACGTTGGTTAAGATGACCGGAGTGGATGGCATATATGAAGAGGATCCGAGGAAGAATCCTGGGGCCAGGAGGATAGAAGAGCTCAGCTACGATTCACTTGAGAAGCTCGTAATGGGGAAATCCTATGATCCGGGGAGATATGAGTTGCTCGACATTACATCAATAAAGATTCTCAGGAGATCGTCTATAAAGACGATAATTTTAAGTGCTGATGAACCGATGGCTTTAATCGACCTCTTGGAGGGGAAGAGGGTGGGCAGCTCAGTGAGGTGA
- a CDS encoding adenylate kinase family protein, producing the protein MGNINISGLIVVIGTPGSGKTRVAKLIAESLGCRYLNVGELSLEKGYVLGRDEERGSYIIDEERVREELSRIEDTIVVETISPYAIPQDKVSLVIVVRCRPSILLERLRERGYSKSKIRENLEYEAIDGPLFDAMQIADVDKIVEIDGCEGNDEEIYDALRGIKKGVGRFNWSQDFLSILEEI; encoded by the coding sequence ATGGGAAATATAAATATTTCGGGATTGATCGTAGTTATAGGCACTCCGGGATCGGGGAAGACGAGGGTAGCTAAACTCATAGCTGAGAGTTTGGGATGTAGATATTTGAATGTTGGAGAGCTGTCGTTGGAGAAGGGCTACGTTCTGGGCAGGGATGAGGAGAGGGGATCCTATATAATAGATGAGGAGAGGGTCAGGGAGGAGTTATCTAGGATTGAAGATACTATCGTAGTTGAGACGATAAGCCCATACGCGATCCCCCAGGACAAGGTCTCCTTAGTGATCGTTGTGAGATGCAGGCCTTCAATACTCCTCGAGAGGTTGAGGGAGAGAGGATATTCGAAGAGCAAGATAAGGGAGAACTTGGAGTATGAAGCCATAGATGGGCCTCTCTTCGATGCCATGCAGATAGCTGATGTCGATAAGATAGTTGAGATAGATGGCTGTGAGGGAAATGATGAGGAAATTTATGATGCCCTGAGAGGTATTAAGAAAGGAGTTGGAAGGTTCAACTGGTCTCAGGATTTCCTCTCGATACTGGAGGAGATATGA
- a CDS encoding PRC-barrel domain-containing protein, producing MARYSIARLANKPVITDQGLLLGEVTDLVVDEISGKVISIIIRSNRGAADALLQKLKRDRKGNVLIPYSTVKYIREMIVVDERLLKVYIATKG from the coding sequence ATGGCGAGGTATTCGATTGCTAGATTAGCTAATAAGCCTGTCATCACGGATCAGGGGCTCCTGCTAGGTGAGGTTACCGATTTAGTCGTTGATGAGATATCGGGAAAGGTGATATCGATAATAATTAGAAGTAATAGGGGTGCCGCTGATGCATTACTGCAGAAACTGAAGAGAGATAGGAAGGGGAATGTCCTCATACCGTATTCTACAGTTAAGTACATCAGGGAGATGATAGTAGTAGATGAGAGACTTCTGAAGGTTTACATAGCTACTAAGGGCTAA
- a CDS encoding DNA-directed RNA polymerase subunit RPB8, with product MSKVRLSSVRSDPIFDINILSFESLDRSFEATLEFPKGLIDLKEGMEADLTLGEEGEGDIIMKGVVYKFDDSSRTIEISFHGLLMKLTYSKAAPFKLSQGEEVYLTIKFA from the coding sequence TTGAGTAAAGTCAGGCTGAGTTCAGTTAGGAGTGATCCGATATTCGATATAAATATATTGAGTTTCGAATCACTGGATAGGTCGTTCGAGGCGACTCTGGAGTTTCCGAAGGGTCTCATCGACCTGAAGGAGGGCATGGAGGCTGATTTAACGCTAGGAGAGGAGGGTGAGGGAGATATAATAATGAAAGGAGTTGTCTATAAATTTGATGATTCTTCCAGAACTATTGAAATATCTTTCCATGGGCTTCTGATGAAGTTGACTTACTCAAAAGCAGCGCCGTTCAAACTGAGCCAGGGAGAGGAGGTCTATCTAACGATAAAGTTTGCCTGA
- a CDS encoding ATP-binding protein translates to MKREDLDVYLLIAALMILLFYKNYGNILKILMNLSIYLVMILAAASFIILIKMRRLLPRRGPLVVPARLSVYDKDANINLNKLKDIAEGMGLRIIFLISIGRSGLMGRSPGKVAYKVLLLGKDREMIRAGASAINSTSEGFKIELMERNLNPDLAQEIIEICDESEVASIGVGRNPERDEPLLELGERKGRVIGIPVGELTKHILVIGQTGSGKTTTVKRIIYEAWNLGIPSLVLDSHWEYRNLIFGMGGRIFCSRAGYPQICINPLISIPKGEKEIFLVAETLSSLLDLTPSQFYLLLKALRRLSDISSEKNPPNMYDLLMEIKGFSTSSQPEEESRASLVRKLEPLVSGDGEAIFKCDNILSTGFEEVPTLLELGDVESDLQKRLIAFFTLKRIKDYYIREEAKSRYPKLIVVLEEAEKLIPYYKDQIGMELISRLFAELRKFGVALVLVSQSLSEIPEGAVRNTGIKIIHKVESPSDLKFLRTFMREKNIVDKILTLAPGECIMNFPGGVESLQVRSVDELPLSRESVDEVIMMNSFYWISR, encoded by the coding sequence ATGAAGAGGGAAGATTTGGATGTTTACTTATTAATCGCAGCTCTAATGATCCTATTGTTTTATAAGAATTACGGAAATATATTGAAAATTTTAATGAACTTATCGATATATTTAGTCATGATACTCGCTGCCGCATCCTTCATCATCCTGATCAAGATGAGGAGGCTATTGCCCCGTAGGGGCCCCCTAGTAGTTCCAGCTAGGCTCTCTGTTTATGATAAAGACGCTAATATAAACCTGAATAAGTTGAAAGATATTGCAGAAGGAATGGGATTGAGGATAATATTTTTAATATCGATTGGGAGGAGCGGACTGATGGGGAGGAGCCCCGGGAAGGTTGCGTACAAAGTGCTCCTCCTGGGGAAGGATAGAGAGATGATAAGAGCGGGAGCTTCAGCTATAAACAGTACCTCAGAAGGGTTCAAGATAGAGCTCATGGAGAGGAACTTGAATCCCGATCTGGCTCAGGAAATAATTGAAATTTGCGACGAGAGTGAGGTGGCATCTATAGGTGTTGGAAGGAACCCTGAGAGGGATGAGCCCTTGCTGGAGCTCGGGGAGAGGAAAGGTAGGGTCATAGGAATTCCTGTAGGCGAGTTAACTAAGCATATCCTCGTGATCGGGCAGACAGGATCTGGAAAAACGACGACAGTCAAGAGAATTATCTATGAAGCCTGGAACCTTGGGATACCATCCTTAGTGCTCGACTCCCACTGGGAGTATCGGAACTTGATCTTCGGGATGGGGGGCAGGATATTCTGCAGTAGAGCGGGATATCCGCAGATATGCATAAATCCGCTGATTTCAATACCTAAAGGGGAGAAGGAAATATTCCTGGTAGCTGAGACGTTATCCTCCCTCCTAGATCTCACACCCTCCCAGTTCTACTTACTCCTGAAGGCTTTAAGAAGGCTGAGCGATATCTCAAGTGAGAAAAATCCGCCAAATATGTACGATTTACTGATGGAGATTAAGGGTTTCTCGACGAGCTCCCAACCTGAGGAGGAGAGCAGAGCTTCGCTCGTGAGGAAGCTTGAGCCATTAGTCTCCGGGGATGGGGAGGCGATTTTCAAATGTGATAATATACTCTCAACCGGTTTTGAGGAAGTCCCCACACTCCTGGAGTTAGGGGATGTAGAGAGCGACCTTCAGAAGCGGCTAATAGCGTTCTTTACTTTGAAAAGGATAAAGGATTATTACATAAGGGAGGAGGCCAAGTCCAGATATCCTAAGCTAATAGTTGTCCTCGAGGAAGCTGAAAAGTTGATCCCGTATTATAAGGATCAGATAGGCATGGAGCTCATCAGTAGGCTATTCGCAGAGCTCAGGAAGTTCGGAGTCGCACTAGTATTGGTCTCCCAGAGCCTCTCTGAGATACCTGAAGGAGCTGTGAGGAACACTGGAATTAAGATAATCCATAAGGTCGAATCCCCGAGCGACCTAAAGTTCCTGAGGACCTTCATGAGGGAGAAGAATATTGTGGATAAAATACTGACTCTAGCTCCCGGCGAGTGTATAATGAATTTTCCTGGAGGCGTAGAGAGCTTGCAAGTGAGATCCGTGGATGAACTGCCGCTCAGCAGGGAGTCTGTAGATGAGGTCATCATGATGAACTCATTCTATTGGATCTCGAGATGA
- a CDS encoding AAA family ATPase: MPDESDIKVIEAGYLRWMLRANPFAYLSSESLEEVKEVHVDTDIDEKLADILDKVIRDGEKRLIFLVGEFGTGKTHRLRLIGEILEEASTFYVKIDVDDFNTAIYRIAHVVKSGIPAKLLKRRIPKDPDQLMEIIVDELNSYDLAVLLLDEVENVVVFGTRKDAELFSKAISRIFQGLNGGKAIVIGCIPPAYDIMKRLIDVPHEKIEMRRLSPAEASRILKKRLEYYRALMNKEARDFGLDEPFTEDLVIKMNEMAGGNPRKLMKLARNVLAMLTKELRESGKLSKEKVLQIVKSADEGKETPPEGGILEEKVPDGLKEEFDALRKRFPPGTSFSLLEASRVWGLKLIEANALISELMREGLVYKTETGRYSIKGSKI, from the coding sequence ATGCCTGATGAGAGTGACATCAAGGTGATTGAGGCTGGCTATCTGAGATGGATGCTTAGAGCAAACCCTTTCGCTTATTTAAGCAGTGAGAGCCTTGAGGAAGTTAAGGAAGTTCATGTGGATACTGATATAGACGAGAAATTAGCTGATATTCTCGATAAGGTCATCAGGGATGGGGAGAAGAGGTTAATTTTCCTAGTTGGGGAGTTCGGAACGGGGAAAACTCATAGATTGAGGCTAATCGGTGAAATATTGGAGGAGGCCTCCACGTTCTATGTTAAGATAGATGTCGATGATTTCAACACAGCTATATACAGGATCGCCCATGTGGTCAAGAGCGGAATACCTGCCAAGCTGCTGAAGAGGAGGATTCCCAAGGATCCCGATCAGTTGATGGAGATCATAGTAGATGAGCTCAATAGCTATGATCTGGCAGTCCTCCTCCTAGATGAAGTAGAGAACGTTGTCGTATTTGGGACCAGGAAGGACGCTGAGCTCTTCTCTAAAGCTATCTCAAGGATCTTCCAAGGACTCAATGGGGGTAAAGCAATAGTCATAGGCTGCATCCCTCCAGCCTACGATATAATGAAGAGGCTCATAGATGTCCCCCATGAGAAGATCGAGATGAGGAGGCTCAGCCCTGCTGAAGCTAGCAGGATCCTGAAGAAAAGGTTAGAATATTATAGAGCTTTGATGAACAAGGAAGCTAGGGACTTCGGGTTAGATGAACCATTCACAGAGGACCTAGTCATTAAGATGAATGAAATGGCGGGAGGAAATCCTAGGAAGTTGATGAAGCTTGCTAGAAATGTCTTAGCTATGTTGACTAAGGAATTGAGGGAAAGCGGGAAATTGAGCAAGGAGAAAGTCCTTCAAATAGTTAAGTCAGCGGATGAGGGCAAGGAAACCCCACCCGAAGGAGGGATCTTAGAGGAAAAAGTGCCTGATGGTTTAAAGGAAGAGTTCGATGCCCTAAGGAAGAGATTCCCACCGGGAACATCTTTTTCATTACTGGAGGCCTCAAGGGTCTGGGGTTTGAAGCTGATCGAGGCTAATGCCTTGATCTCGGAGCTAATGAGGGAAGGGCTCGTCTATAAGACTGAAACGGGCAGGTACTCGATAAAGGGCAGTAAAATTTAG
- a CDS encoding Cdc6/Cdc18 family protein gives MTIPIVRDPRFFSDSYTPSKLPHREKEVEILYNTLSSGYELNEGLALLKGEPGIGKTSVAKLSASKLSNLGIGTVHINCRTYRSPSSALQKIIASIIPGVPERGLSYEEMVLMLEKIMSREGKPLLIILDEIEYLREGETLVYTLLRLHEGGATKSPTLVAVARWDPPYTLDDSIKSFMILKLTLEKYNASQLYDILDYRASEALYDGSYDSNTIEKVVELSKHTGNARIALKILFSAARLAEERGMSLITPDLVSEAAARIGVVGITEDSLMPLDTHDKLLLLAAARRLAMTSRGWIKMGDLLEEYKLICEELGVIPYKYTAVWKRVRELRNMGFMEAKRSGEGMKGQSTLISLGSIPAERLAEKLKEILREDLSPLPSSF, from the coding sequence GTGACCATACCTATAGTGAGGGATCCCAGGTTCTTCTCCGACTCATATACCCCGAGCAAGCTGCCTCATAGGGAGAAAGAGGTTGAGATTCTCTATAATACTCTATCATCAGGATATGAGCTAAATGAAGGCCTCGCTCTACTGAAAGGGGAGCCAGGGATAGGTAAAACATCAGTAGCAAAGCTATCGGCTAGCAAGCTCTCAAATCTAGGTATTGGAACGGTCCATATAAATTGCAGGACTTATCGCTCCCCTTCTTCCGCCCTTCAAAAGATAATAGCTTCTATAATCCCTGGAGTTCCCGAGAGGGGGCTCAGCTATGAGGAAATGGTCCTGATGCTGGAGAAGATAATGAGCAGAGAGGGAAAGCCTCTCCTCATAATATTGGATGAGATAGAGTACTTGAGGGAGGGGGAGACCCTAGTATACACGCTTTTGAGGCTTCATGAGGGCGGAGCGACTAAGAGCCCAACTTTAGTTGCTGTAGCGAGGTGGGATCCTCCATACACATTGGATGATTCCATCAAGAGCTTCATGATACTCAAGCTAACTTTAGAAAAGTATAACGCTTCGCAGTTATACGATATACTAGATTATAGGGCTTCTGAGGCATTGTATGATGGAAGCTATGACTCCAATACGATAGAGAAGGTAGTTGAGCTTTCTAAGCACACTGGGAACGCTAGGATAGCTTTGAAAATACTCTTCTCCGCTGCGAGGCTCGCTGAAGAGAGGGGCATGAGCTTGATAACCCCGGATTTGGTTAGCGAGGCGGCAGCGAGGATAGGCGTAGTTGGGATAACCGAGGACTCCCTGATGCCGCTGGATACTCACGATAAGTTACTACTCTTAGCTGCCGCTAGAAGGTTAGCGATGACCAGTAGGGGATGGATAAAGATGGGAGACCTCTTGGAGGAATATAAGCTCATATGCGAGGAGCTAGGCGTTATCCCCTACAAATATACTGCGGTGTGGAAGAGAGTGAGGGAGTTGAGGAACATGGGGTTCATGGAGGCGAAGCGTAGCGGTGAAGGAATGAAGGGACAGTCTACGCTAATTTCGTTGGGCTCGATTCCAGCGGAGAGGCTGGCGGAGAAGCTCAAGGAGATTTTGAGAGAGGATTTAAGCCCCCTTCCCTCCAGCTTCTAA
- a CDS encoding replication factor C large subunit, protein MREVPWVEKHRPKTLDEIKGQKEAIDEIRNWIKDVKEGKKVKPLLIVGPPGTGKTSAAHAIANELNYDAIEVNASDLRDRTHLQYIVESSGAVSLLSGKRRLIILDEIDALPGEGHAIASLVKELISKGIPIVMTANDPYERHLYEIRNLSMMVKFSRVRWQSVVSVLKDICRKEGLSVPEEVLNKIAKSCQGDLRAAINDLEGLVKGSAELLKYIGEKYGKRDIETDVFKVLSSIFYGENCYPAYLSSLNLDMDPDMLFRWVEENVAHVYSGRSLAKAYEMLSLADIMRGRIIRTNNWRFLAYYTQFMTFGVCAAKEGRPEGEKLRPPSLIKQLSATKELRSKTKEFLEKIAKRIHVSTAVVRMELIPLLIADAKAGGKLIRQLGRELGIRESDMREILSDIEEVYKLEAGGKGA, encoded by the coding sequence ATGAGAGAGGTGCCGTGGGTAGAGAAACATAGACCCAAGACTCTAGATGAGATAAAGGGGCAGAAGGAAGCTATAGATGAGATAAGGAACTGGATTAAGGATGTGAAAGAGGGAAAAAAGGTAAAGCCTCTCCTGATAGTGGGACCTCCCGGGACCGGGAAGACATCAGCAGCGCACGCTATCGCAAATGAGCTCAATTACGATGCCATAGAGGTAAATGCGAGCGATCTGAGGGATAGAACTCACCTGCAGTATATAGTCGAGAGCTCCGGTGCTGTGAGCTTGCTGAGCGGCAAGAGGAGACTCATAATACTGGATGAGATAGATGCCCTCCCCGGAGAGGGACATGCAATAGCTTCTTTGGTCAAAGAGCTTATATCCAAGGGAATTCCTATCGTCATGACAGCGAATGACCCCTATGAGAGGCATCTATATGAGATAAGGAATCTCTCGATGATGGTGAAGTTCTCCAGGGTCAGATGGCAGAGTGTAGTTAGCGTCCTGAAGGATATATGCAGGAAGGAGGGACTGAGCGTTCCAGAAGAAGTCCTGAATAAGATAGCTAAATCCTGCCAAGGGGATCTCAGAGCTGCTATAAACGATCTTGAGGGGCTCGTCAAAGGATCTGCTGAGCTCCTCAAATATATTGGGGAGAAGTATGGGAAGAGAGATATAGAGACGGATGTCTTCAAGGTTCTCAGCTCCATATTCTATGGTGAGAACTGCTACCCAGCTTACCTCTCCTCCCTCAATCTAGATATGGATCCCGATATGCTCTTCAGGTGGGTCGAGGAGAACGTAGCCCACGTTTACAGCGGGAGATCATTAGCCAAAGCTTATGAGATGCTCTCGCTCGCCGATATAATGAGAGGGAGGATAATAAGGACCAACAATTGGAGGTTCCTAGCTTATTACACTCAATTTATGACCTTCGGGGTTTGCGCGGCTAAGGAGGGGAGGCCGGAAGGCGAAAAGCTCAGGCCCCCGTCCCTGATAAAGCAGCTATCAGCGACGAAGGAATTGAGATCTAAGACGAAGGAGTTCTTGGAGAAGATAGCTAAGAGAATTCACGTATCCACAGCTGTCGTGAGGATGGAATTGATACCCCTCCTCATAGCGGATGCTAAAGCTGGAGGAAAGCTCATAAGACAACTTGGGAGGGAGCTGGGGATTAGGGAAAGCGATATGAGGGAAATACTCTCAGATATCGAGGAAGTGTATAAATTAGAAGCTGGAGGGAAGGGGGCTTAA